Below is a window of Leptolyngbya subtilissima AS-A7 DNA.
GAGCCGAATCAGCTAGCTGAAAAGCTTCGGCTTGTTTCCATTTGTCATGCCACAGTTTCCCATTTCGCGGAAGGTTTCGCACTCTTCGTGGAGTTTCCTGCGGCAAAAGATCTCAAGGCTTTTCAAAGCCCTGAGATTTGGATCCCTTTTGTTATCCTTTATTCACCAATCGCCATGTCAGAATTCATCCCCAACAGCGAAATCTATAGCCAGCCGCCCTCCAGCAACCCACCCAGCGCAGAGCCAGCCGACCCGCGCGAACCCGTGCGAGTCATGCTCATCGGCACCGCCACCAATATGGAGCTAGTCATCGCCCATCTCCACAGCATCGGCTTCGCCGAACCCCGCGCCTGGAGCAAACCCCAGCTCGACCCCACCACCGGCCAACCCATGCGCATCCTCACCAAATGGATTCGCCGCTAGCGCTTTGGGCCATCTACCAATCCAGCGGTTTGCCATCGCGAAAGAACCCGCCCGTGGGACCATCGTTGGGCAGTGTCGCTGCCCACACAACGCTGGCAGCGCCATCGGCCACCGGGCGACCTCCGCTGCCGCCCATGTCGGTCGCCACCCAGCCAGGGCACACCGCATTCACCAAAATGCTCGTGCCCTATAGCTCAGCAGCCAGCAGTCGGGTAAACGCATTTAGGGCCGCTTTAGAGGTGCTGTAGGCCGGGGTGCCTGCCCCCATGCTGCTCAACGCCCCGGCTCCACTAGAAACATTGACGATGCGACCGCGCGGGCTGAGTTTGAGCAGGGGCAAAAACGCCTGAGCCATGCGCCAGGGGCCGAGCGTATTGGTGGCGATCGCCTCCTGCACCACCGCCAGGTCGGCATTGCTGGCCTGCTGCCACGTGTCGTAAAGAATGCCTGCATTGTTGACCAGCACATCGAGGCGGCCGAACCGCTGCTCTACGAACTCGGCCAGGCGGGCAATGCTGGCTGGGTCAGTCACATCCAAGGGCTGGGGCAAAACCCCCAAACCAGCCTGAATCATCGGCGCGGCGGCAGCTTCTCCTTTGGCTGAGTCGCGGCTGCCCAAAATTACCGTCATCCCCGCCTGGGCGAGCTGGCGGGTAACTTCTAAGCCAATGCCCCGGTTGGCCCCAGTGACCAGGGCAACAAGGGTTGAGGGAGAGGTTGCT
It encodes the following:
- a CDS encoding SDR family NAD(P)-dependent oxidoreductase; this encodes MVEATSPSTLVALVTGANRGIGLEVTRQLAQAGMTVILGSRDSAKGEAAAAPMIQAGLGVLPQPLDVTDPASIARLAEFVEQRFGRLDVLVNNAGILYDTWQQASNADLAVVQEAIATNTLGPWRMAQAFLPLLKLSPRGRIVNVSSGAGALSSMGAGTPAYSTSKAALNAFTRLLAAEL